The following proteins come from a genomic window of Salvia hispanica cultivar TCC Black 2014 chromosome 4, UniMelb_Shisp_WGS_1.0, whole genome shotgun sequence:
- the LOC125223123 gene encoding putative DUF21 domain-containing protein At3g13070, chloroplastic codes for MIIHNYFMAVAAAPESTLLYRSAFASGSNSSFIFPRRSLLRLSPKFAAKKLVCCSCCTPPYNSPFPLFNCYEKSPLSLIKTSCCANDDANSPAVRAIDFGEVLVRRGLGIAAAAAIGAVVVLNCRRALAAEGVVAAGFGVWERSLLSVRSSWPKVLQVLMVFKQQGLILALLLGLSAFFSMAETSITTLWPWKVRELAEKESENGVFKMLRNDVTRFLTTILIGTTVVNIGATALVTDAATEIFGQAGVSAATGVMTVAILLLTEITPKSIAVHNATEVARFVVRPVAWLSLVLYPVGRVVTYLSMGMLKLLGLKGKSEPYVTEDELKLMLRGAELSGAIEEEEQDMIENVLEIKDTHVREVMTPLVDVVAIDDSATLVDFHNQWVDHQYSRVPVFEERIDNIVGIAYAMDLLDYVQKGELLETSKVGDMAHKPAYFVPDSMSVWNLLREFRIRKVHMAVVLNEYGGTVGIVTLEDVVEEIVGEIFDENDSKEEIQKKTGYVVMRAEGIYDVDANTSIDQLSEDLNIKMPEGHQYETVSGFVCEAFGYIPRTGETIKVVLETENQEDHVDYDEPESDRQEENDKTQIYKLEILAGNARKVSAVRFERINSEEVAPENRGVTRLISKIWRRRSMSDDESDRTEDHEVPVHDMSNDCVMSVQEDDAEQVSKK; via the exons atgaTCATACACAACTACTTCATGGCTGTAGCCGCCGCGCCTGAATCCACATTGCTTTATCGATCCGCTTTCGCCAGCGGTTCGAATTCTTCCTTCATCTTCCCTCGGCGTTCCTTGCTGAGATTATCCCCTAAATTCGCTGCAAAAAAGCTTGTCTGCTGCTCCTGTTGTACGCCGCCGTACAACTCCCCATTCCCGTTGTTCAATTGTTATGAAAAAAGCCCCCtttctttaattaaaactagTTGTTGTGCGAATGATGATGCCAATAGCCCGGCAGTGAGGGCAATCGATTTTGGTGAGGTTTTGGTGAGGAGAGGGTTGGGCATTGCGGCTGCGGCCGCAATTGGTGCGGTTGTTGTATTAAATTGTCGGAGAGCATTGGCTGCGGAAGGTGTTGTGGCTGCGGGTTTTGGAGTTTGGGAACGTAGTTTGTTGTCGGTGAGGAGTTCATGGCCTAAGGTTTTGCAGGTTTTGATGGTTTTCAAGCAGCAAGGGTTGATTCTTGCGTTGCTGTTGGGCCTCTCAGCATTTTTCTCGATGGCTGAGACCTCCATTACAACACTTTGGCCTTGGAAG GTAAGGGAATTGGCTGAAAAAGAGTCAGAGAATGGCGTGTTCAAAATGCTACGGAATGATGTTACTCGATTCCTGACGACAATCCTCATTGGCACCAC AGTGGTCAATATTGGTGCTACAGCACTCGTAACTGACGCTGCAACTGAAATATTTGGTCAAGCTGGTGTTAGTGCAGCTACTGGGGTGATGACG GTTGCTATTCTGCTCCTCACAGAAATTACTCCAAAAAGCATTGCTGTCCACAATGCCACTGAGGTTGCTAGGTTTGTG GTCAGGCCAGTGGCATGGCTGTCCCTCGTATTGTATCCTGTGGGGAGAGTTGTGACGTATCTGTCAATGGGGATGCTAAAACTGCTAGgcttaaaaggaaaaag TGAACCATATGTAACTGAAGATGAACTAAAATTGATGTTACGCGGAGCAGAGTTAAGTGGCGCAATTGAGGAGGAAGAGCAG GATATGATTGAAAATGtgttggaaataaaagatACCCATGTGAGGGAGGTGATGACACCTCTTGTTGATGTTGTTGCCATAGATGACAGTGCAACACTTGTTGATTTCCACAATCAATGGGTAGATCATCAGTATTCTAG GGTGCCTGTCTTTGAGGAGCGAATTGACAACATTGTTGGTATTGCTTATGCAATGGATCTCCTGGATTACGTGCAGAAG GGGGAGCTGCTAGAAACTTCTAAAGTTGGAGATATGGCCCACAAACCTGCATACTTTGTTCCTG ATTCAATGTCTGTTTGGAATCTTCTTAGAGAGTTCCGCATCAGGAAGGTGCACATGGCTGTTGTTCTAAATGAATATGGTGGAACTGTTGGA ATAGTGACCCTTGAAGATGTAGTTGAAGAAATTGTTGGTGAgatttttgatgaaaatgactcaaag GAGGAAATCCAGAAGAAGACTGGATATGTTGTCATGCGTGCTGAAGGCATATATGACGTGGATGCTAATACATCAATAGATCAGCTCTCTGAAGATCTCAACATTAAAATGCCAGAG GGTCATCAATATGAAACAGTTTCAGGTTTTGTCTGTGAAGCATTTGGATATATCCCGAGAACCGGTGAAACAATAAAAGTAGTCCTTGAAACAGAAAATCAAGAGGACCATGTTGATTATGATGAGCCCGAATCTGACCGCCAAGAAGAGAACGACAAAACTCAAATATATAAGCTTGAG ATACTAGCAGGGAATGCTAGAAAAGTAAGTGCTGTGCGTTTTGAACGAATAAACAGTGAAGAGGTGGCACCGGAGAACAGAGGTGTAACCCGTTTAATATCCAAAATTTGGAGGAGAAGATCTATGAGCGACGACGAATCAGATAGGACAGAGGATCATGAGGTCCCAGTTCACGATATGTCAAATGACTGTGTAATGTCTGTACAGGAAGACGATGCTGAGCAAGTAAGTAAAAAGTAG
- the LOC125223127 gene encoding heavy metal-associated isoprenylated plant protein 47: protein MQQKIVIKIKFKCKKCRSKAMTIAAMTSGVCSVKLEGDEKDRVVVIGEGVNAVGMILLLRKKVGHATLELVAQCND, encoded by the exons ATGCAG CAAAAGATAGTTATAAAGATAAAGttcaaatgcaaaaaatgCAGATCCAAGGCCATGACTATTGCTGCCATGACATCAG GTGTGTGCTCGGTGAAACTCGAAGGGGACGAGAAAGATCGGGTGGTGGTGATCGGAGAGGGAGTCAATGCAGTCGGAATGATACTCTTGCTGAGGAAGAAAGTTGGACATGCAACCCTGGAACTTGTTGCTCAATGCAACGATTag